In Pochonia chlamydosporia 170 chromosome 3, whole genome shotgun sequence, the following are encoded in one genomic region:
- a CDS encoding CAMK/CAMKL/GIN4 protein kinase (similar to Magnaporthe oryzae 70-15 XP_003720929.1), which produces MADAMVARVRSPLAETTNRMNSPFPPLEQQIHKPRYDQSDAAHSQHNPPTPHARPESRQAAVAPPNITLNTQMSGVIHHPQPAEDSKRMSQASYASTSSSRSKKNYKTHIGPWQLGRTLGKGSSARVRLCRHNITNQLAAVKIVNRRMAYLVQDSSMAALSKWDSSLPEQINGEMRVPMAIEREVAILKLIEHPNIMKLYDIWENRSEIYLILEYIDQGDLFTFINSRGRLPEELAICFFRQMMSAISYCHSFNVCHRDLKPENILITADYQIKIADFGMAALHQTATHQLATACGSPHYAAPELLKNKQYRGDQADIWSMGVILYAMLSATLPFDDPDLRAMMNKTKKGHYEMPKFLSPEAEDLIRRMLQVNPDRRITMKGIWRHPLVQKYSYLDEFGDNTAQLPDTRRGFQYTPVARADIDPQLLRQLRSMWHMFSEHDLALKLTREEANDQKAFYWLLYNYRNKQLEDFKPELAHSMSDYHHLKPAIWKKRISTCQFEKPRANGHGRSISRFTVISNAAETENGSYDPYRSSRLPQRCDSQVSQAKIVIHRDGQVVTSTAAGQGQANRTRSGSNARRMRANSTRGSLTSRPQSSRGSLASLQSSRQGTPQIRVPSLRHKRGVDFSHVRKRSNSAGPGPRAANRKSVSGNMTGIGTPQRASAPAARSPSPEMSRTAGGTYPKAMGGPADRYSKQSGASMIFHEELRKFSNTCAKDCDEAFKSSLVVYDSECDSSTTDGDRRYRESNPFSISLESPTTTISPATEVSSASWHSRPLPPLPKDASMQSRVTASCKADVQPTSPDGDDDMDTCMEEASRVAVLPPRQVDRRIVSAPAHSQANRKLSTLPSINENAGLHGDGTRIVSAPPHSPMRRANEKNRSMEYLSKVENTIRVVNSPLLGGTPKFSSAVDDQKRARSKDESLAHPLQQQVVYDTEEYDDHIYDAETAPKKKKTSWFKRASRADSTTAPGSREARRASTSADSKQPGSEEDFGEQGKKRNFSFPFWKSNKGKDSGMSIEGLHDVPENHGMGNHTVASKRRSGMAPSSSGSARNVEVKQNWLTRLFRVKPATSYLCMTLSSKRARQEVVILLREWRRYGMRGIQVDKQRNIVFGRLGAKNYLNLKEVEFAAEIMTVIEHGRKQPLCIVRFTQERGAASSFHRIVDTMKIMFESRHLLVTDKTKRKMMINTLNS; this is translated from the exons ATGGCGGATGCAATGGTTGCTAGGGTTCGCTCGCCTCTGGCTGAGACTACGAACCGAATGAACTCTCCGTTCCCTCCTCTGGAGCAACAGATACACAAGCCACGATATGATCAATCCGACGCGGCACATTCTCAACACAATCCACCTACACCTCATGCAAGACCAGAAAGCCGTCAGGCTGCGGTTGCACCGCCAAACATCACTCTCAACACTCAGATGTCTGGCGTTATACACCATCCGCAACCCGCTGAGGACAGCAAGCGCATGTCTCAAGCCTCATATGCCTCAACCTCGAGTAGTCGAAGCAAGAAGAATTACAAGACTCACATTGGACCATGGCAACTTGGGCGAACACTCGGAAAAGGGTCGTCAGCCCGTGTGCGCCTATGCAGACACAACATCACGAACCAACTTGCGGCCGTCAAAATTGTCAATAGAAGGATGGCCTATCTTGTCCAAGACAGCTCCATGGCTGCTCTAAGCAAGTGGGACAGCAGCCTTCCTGAGCAAATCAATGGAGAGATGCGTGTCCCAATGGCAATTGAGCGCGAAGTGGCTATTCTGAAACTCATCGAACATCCTAATATCATGAAGCTGTACGACATATGGGAGAATCGCTCTGAAAT CTATCTCATCCTCGAATACATTGACCAAGGCGACCTCTTTACCTTTATCAACTCCAGAGGAAGACTACCCGAAGAACTCgccatctgcttcttccGGCAGATGATGAGCGCTATTTCATACTGTCATTCCTTCAATGTGTGCCACCGTGATCTGAAACCGGAAAACATTCTCATCACTGCAGACTACCAGATCAAGATTGCAGACTTTGGCATGGCTGCTCTACATCAGACCGCTACACATCAATTGGCTACAGCTTGCGGCAGTCCGCATTATGCCGCCCCCGAATTACTCAAAAATAAGCAGTATCGTGGAGACCAGGCTGATATTTGGAGCATGGGTGTTATCCTCTATGCTATGCTCTCCGCCACCTTACCATTTGACGACCCTGACTTGCGTGCGATGATGAACAAGACAAAGAAGGGACACTATGAGATGCCCAAGTTTCTTAGTCCCGAAGCTGAGGACTTGATTCGCCGGATGCTCCAGGTGAACCCGGATCGTCGAATCACCATGAAGGGCATCTGGAGGCACCCTTTGGTTCAGAAGTACAGCTACCTCGACGAGTTTGGAGACAACACTGCTCAATTGCCGGACACTCGGAGGGGGTTCCAGTATACACCAGTAGCCCGAGCCGACATCGATCCTCAGCTGCTTCGACAGCTTCGGTCCATGTGGCACATGTTCAGTGAGCATGATCTAGCTCTTAAGCTTACACGCGAAGA GGCCAATGACCAGAAAGCCTTTTATTGGTTGCTGTATAACTATCGGAACAAGCAGCTGGAGGACTTCAAGCCTGAACTGGCCCACTCCATGAGCGACTACCACCACCTCAAGCCAGCCATCTGGAAGAAACGTATTTCGACCTGTCAGTTCGAGAAGCCCAGAGCCAATGGACACGGGCGCTCTATTTCGCGCTTCACTGTCATCTCGAATGCCGCCGAAACGGAGAATGGAAGTTATGACCCCTATCGCAGCAGTCGCCTGCCGCAGCGTTGTGACTCCCAAGTCAGCCAAGCAAAGATTGTCATACATCGTGACGGCCAGGTTGTCACCTCAACTGCAGCCGGGCAAGGGCAAGCTAATAGGACGCGCAGCGGCTCCAATGCCCGCCGCATGCGAGCAAACTCGACAAGAGGCTCTCTTACAAGCAGACCACAATCTTCACGCGGATCGCTAGCCTCACTCCAAAGCAGCCGCCAAGGAACCCCCCAGATACGAGTGCCTAGTCTTCGTCATAAGCGTGGCGTAGACTTCTCGCACGTTCGTAAGCGGTCGAATTCTGCTGGACCTGGTCCGCGAGCTGCTAATCGCAAGTCCGTATCTGGCAATATGACTGGCATTGGGACTCCTCAACGGGCGTCGGCACCAGCTGCTAGATCCCCAAGTCCAGAAATGTCCAGGACAGCTGGTGGTACATATCCCAAGGCAATGGGCGGCCCCGCGGACCGCTATTCCAAACAGAGTGGTGCTTCTATGATCTTTCATGAGGAGCTGCGCAAATTTAGCAACACTTGTGCCAAGGATTGCGATGAAGCATTCAAGAGCTCCCTGGTTGTTTACGACTCAGAATGCGACTCCTCTACCACTGATGGGGATCGCAGATACCGAGAATCTAATCCCTTCTCCATTTCGTTGGAAAGCCCAACGACGACTATTTCTCCAGCCACGGAAGTATCGAGTGCCTCCTGGCACAGTCGACCTTTGCCCCCACTGCCCAAAGATGCTAGCATGCAAAGTCGTGTCACCGCATCTTGCAAGGCTGACGTGCAGCCAACTTCGCCAGATGGAGACGATGATATGGATACCTGTATGGAAGAAGCCAGCAGGGTTGCAGTCCTTCCTCCCAGGCAGGTTGACCGTCGCATTGTCTCAGCTCCTGCTCACAGCCAGGCTAATAGAAAGTTGTCCACGCTGCCTTCGATCAATGAAAATGCTGGGCTGCATGGCGATGGAACTCGCATTGTATCTGCTCCACCACACAGCCCAATGAGACGGGCAAATGAAAAGAACCGTAGTATGGAATATCTTAGCAAGGTTGAGAATACTATCCGGGTCGTCAACTCACCTCTCTTGGGAGGCACTCCAAAGTTTTCGAGCGCAGTTGATGACCAAAAGAGGGCCAGATCCAAAGACGAAAGTCTCGCACACCCTCTTCAGCAGCAGGTTGTATACGATACCGAGGAGTACGATGACCACATCTACGATGCAGAAACAgctcccaagaagaagaagacgtcTTGGTTCAAGCGAGCATCCCGCGCCGATTCCACCACAGCTCCTGGCAGCAGGGAAGCGCGTAGGGCAAGCACCTCGGCAGATTCCAAGCAACCTGGCTCCGAGGAGGACTTTGGGGAGCAGGGGAAAAAGAGGAACTTTTCTTTCCCATTCTGGAAGAGTAACAAAGGCAAGGATTCTGGCATGAGCATTGAAG GTTTACATGATGTGCCTGAAAACCATGGAATGGGTAATCACACAGTTGCGAGCAAACGACGATCCGGCATGGCTCCGTCGAGCTCAGGCAGCGCTCGCAACGTTGAAGTCAAGCAGAATTGGCTTACGCGCTTGTTCCGCGTCAAACCAGCTACCAGCTACCTTTGCATGACCCTGTCCAGCAAACGAGCTCGTCAGGAGGTTGTAATTTTGCTGCGAGAATGGCGTCGTTACGGCATGAGGGGCATCCAGGTTGACAAGCAGCGCAACATTGTTTTTGGAAGACTCGGAGCTAAGAACT ATCTGAATTTGAAGGAAGTTGAATTTGCTGCGGAGATTATGACGGTAATTGAACACGGCAGGAAGCAGCCACTTTGCATTGTGCGATTTACTCAAGAACGCGGGGCGGCCAGCAGTTTCCACCGCATTGTCGACACGATGAAGATTATGTTTGAAAGCCGACATTTGCTGGTTACTGACAAGACCAAGCGAAAGATGATGATCAACACGCTGAATTCATAA
- a CDS encoding structural maintenance of chromosomes 5 smc5 (similar to Neosartorya fischeri NRRL 181 XP_001257460.1) — MPRLSSRRRRRSETEDADDSDDGRNGVGSQASDSSKRRRLDSESETEGDTGPSTTHTRRVNGTLNGDIMQDFQPGAIVRVTVQNFVTYEKAEFFPGPHLNMVIGPNGTGKSSLVCAICLGLGYSPKHLGRAGSVKEFVKHGKDTATIEIELQKKPRDRSNYVIKVQIRREQNSQKWWLNGKETSHKKIQELMKSLKIQVDNLCQFLPQDRVVEFAACTPIDLLHETLRAAAPEEMLLWQGQLQELHKEKKELAEAVHTDSDALKTLENRQQGLQADVDRIREREEIQDKVENLQSALILARYSEARENHSKARDRKKEAERTLRRLESESGPSLEAVNQKQEYAQQVQAAIPPREKAVKDVDHATLGIARDIIGAAELVGEMDSRLEAERKGFESKKKELAASRSKITAFQADLRNRPVEFNATDWNQKIRAEEHNKRDMEAEQRQISTNMETLKEQVRPHVANIRRLNEEIEAFDTQQGQQMSFMRKHFPELANGWDWIQNNQSRFEKEVFGPPMISCSVKDERYSDHVQSLLQVDDLTCFTAQTKNDYKKLTDQLYREMSLSVVVRTCSSPLSAFKPPINAAEAAELGLDGFAINYLEGPEPVLAMLCSEKRLHQSGVALRDHNDQAYDRLIKDNRVNQWAAGRQTFTIRRRREYGPNAMTTITKNIQKGRFWTSQPVDAQEKRELEKQLKEANDERSALKEEHTKLQAKINAIEEQKSEIAEKIDTLRAEKSALQKEFQKWQSLPVKIESEERQKAMHEEALRDARKRMQDIQYEWDNAVLKRAKLVIKHKKLTDKMREAQLALVEAKIWLIEANSDIQGLKDRNASIMAQLEEERRNVQIATEETNRTKDIGRRLGEDVKDLLARDQSKRDLFTELAEGKTPHEIEMEVAAEEAKLELIHAANPNVIREFERRAEEISRLKRKMEGANDKLEELNTHLASLMNKWEPKLEELVSQINDAFAYNFEQISCAGEVRVHKEEDFSQWALDIMVKFRENEALQQLTAHRQSGGERAVSTIFYLMALQSLAQSPFRVVDEINQGMDPRNERMVHERMVEIACREHTSQYFLITPKLLTGLRYDPKMRVLCIASGEHMPKEGRKVDFTRCLKIQKRLMAAG; from the exons ATGCCACGCCTTTCGTCACGTCGCCGTAGGCGCTCCGAAACGGAAGACGCGGATGACAGCGATGATGGACGAAATGGCGTTGGCTCGCAAGCCTCGGACTCCTCGAAGCGAAGACGACTTGATTCTGAATCTGAGACCGAAGGAGATACTGGCCCCTCAACGACACATACAAGACGGGTAAATGGCACACTGAATGGCGACATTATGCAAGATTTTCAGCCTGGTGCCATTGTGCGTGTTACAGTCCAGAATTTTGTCACCTACGAAAAGGCAGAGTTCTTCCCGGGGCCGCATCTGAACATGGTTATTGGTCCCAATGGCACTGGCAAAAGTTCACTCGTCTGCGCTATTTGTCTGGGACTAGGCTATAGCCCAAAGCATCTGGGCCGAGCAGGGTCTGTCAAGGAGTTTGTCAAACATGGCAAGGATACGGCAACAATCGAAATCGAACTTCAGAAGAAGCCAAGGGACCGAAGCAACTATGTCATCAAGGTGCAAATCCGCCGCGAgcaaaacagccaaaaaTGGTGGTTAAATGGAAAAGAGACAAGCCACAAGAAGATTCAAGAGCTGATGAAGTCCTTGAAGATACAAGTTGACAACCTGTGCCAGTTTCTACCCCAAGATCGAGTTGTCGAGTTTGCAGCCTGCACGCCTATAGATCTACTGCATGAGACTCTTCGTGCTGCGGCACCAGAGGAAATGCTCCTCTGGCAGGGTCAACTGCAGGAATTGcacaaggaaaagaaagagctGGCCGAAGCCGTTCACACCGATTCTGATGCTTTGAAGACTTTGGAAAATCGCCAACAGGGCCTACAAGCAGATGTGGATAGAATCCGCGAAAGAGAGGAAATTCAGGATAAGGTGGAGAACCTCCAGTCAGCCTTGATTTTGGCCAGGTATTCAGAAGCACGAGAGAACCATAGTAAGGCGAGAGATCGGAAAAAGGAGGCAGAACGAACTCTAAGGCGACTGGAAAGCGAAAGTGGACCATCGCTGGAAGCTGTTAACCAGAAACAAGAGTACGCTCAGCAAGTACAAGCTGCAATACCACCCAGAGAGAAGGCCGTGAAGGATGTTGATCATGCCACCCTGGGTATTGCCCGTGATATTATCGGCGCGGCGGAGCTGGTTGGAGAAATGGACAGCAGGTTAGAAGCCGAGCGCAAGGGATTTGAgtcaaaaaagaaagagctGGCAGCTTCACGGTCGAAAATCACTGCGTTCCAAGCTGACCTCAGAAACCGACCTGTCGAATTCAATGCCACAGATTGGAACCAGAAAATTCGTGCTGAGGAACACAACAAAAGAGATATGGAGGCCGAGCAGCGCCAAATCTCCACAAACATGGAGACACTCAAGGAGCAGGTCAGGCCTCACGTAGCCAATATTCGCAGACTAAACGAGGAGATCGAGGCTTTCGACACGCAACAGGGACAGCAAATGTCATTCATGCGCAAGCACTTTCCCGAGTTGGCAAATGGTTGGGATTGGATACAAAACAACCAATCTCGATTCGAAAAGGAAGTATTTGGACCGCCAATGATCAGTTGTTCCGTCAAGGACGAGCGATACTCGGACCACGTCCAAagtcttcttcaagtcgaTGATCTGACTTGTTTCACCGCGCAAACCAAAAATGACTACAAAAAGCTTACTGACCAGCTGTATCGAGAGATGAGCTTGTCCGTTGTGGTCCGAACCTGCTCAAGCCCCTTGTCCGCCTTCAAGCCTCCTATTAACGCTGCTGAAGCCGCAGAACTAGGCTTGGATGGATTTGCAATTAACTACTTGGAAGGACCAGAGCCTGTTCTAGCCATGCTATGCTCTGAAAAGCGGCTGCACCAGTCCGGCGTAGCCCTCAGAGATCACAATGATCAAGCGTACGATCGACTAATCAAAGATAACAGAGTCAACCAATGGGCTGCTGGAAGGCAAACGTTCACAATCCGCCGTCGTAGGGAATACGGACCCAACGCCATGACGACTATTACCAAAAATATTCAGAAGGGACGATTCTGGACATCTCAGCCCGTTGATGCGCAGGAGAAGAGAGAACTGGAGAAGCAACTAAAGGAGGCGAACGATGAGAGATCTGCGCTAAAAGAAGAGCATACAAAGCTTCAAGCCAAaatcaatgccattgaagagCAGAAGAGTGAAATTGCCGAGAAGATC GATACGTTGCGAGCCGAGAAGAGCGCGCTGCAGAAGGAGTTCCAAAAGTGGCAATCTCTGCCTGTCAAAATTG AATCCGAAGAACGCCAAAAAGCCATGCACGAAGAGGCCTTGAGAGACGCCAGGAAACGCATGCAGGACATTCAGTATGAATGGGACAATGCGGTTCTGAAGCGGGCAAAGCTCGTCATCAAGCACAAGAAACTCACGGACAAAATGCGCGAAGCGCAGTTAGCCTTGGTCGAGGCTAAAATCTGGCTTATTGAAGCCAATTCAGACATTCAAGGCCTCAAGGACCGCAATGCTAGTATCATGGCGCAGCTTGAAGAGGAGAGACGAAATGTCCAAATAGCCACCGAGGAGACGAACCGCACCAAAGATATTGGACGTCGATTaggcgaggatgtcaaggatcTTCTCGCCAGGGATCAGAGCAAACGCGACCTCTTCACCGAACTTGCCGAGGGCAAGACACCGCATGAAATTGAAATGGAAGTTGCAGCCGAGGAAGCCAAGCTAGAGCTCATACACGCGGCCAACCCAAATGTCATTCGAGAATTCGAGCGACGCGCAGAGGAGATTTCCAGACTGAAGCGAAAGATGGAGGGAGCCAACGATAAACTCGAGGAGCTCAACACCCATCTTGCCAGTCTAATGAATAAATGGGAGCccaagctggaagagctcgTGTCGCAAATCAACGACGCATTTGCCTACAATTTCGAGCAGATAAGCTGCGCCGGTGAGGTTCGCGTCCACAAAGAGGAGGACTTTTCCCAGTGGGCTCTGGACATAATGGTCAAGTTTCG CGAAAACGAAGCCCTCCAACAACTCACTGCCCATCGTCAATCCGGCGGCGAACGAGCCGTCTCAACCATCTTCTACCTCATGGCCCTCCAATCTCTAGCCCAATCACCCTTCCGCGTCGTCGACGAGATCAACCAAGGTATGGATCCTCGCAACGAACGCATGGTTCACGAACGAATGGTGGAAATTGCATGTCGCGAACACACGAGCCAGTATTTCTTGATCACGCCTAAGCTGCTCACTGGGCTGCGGTATGATCCCAAGATGAGGGTGTTGTGCATAGCAAGTGGGGAGCATATGCCCAAGGAGGGGAGAAAGGTTGACTTTACGAGATGTTTGAAGATTCAGAAGCGGTTGATGGCTGCTGGGTGA